One Vibrio campbellii CAIM 519 = NBRC 15631 = ATCC 25920 genomic window carries:
- a CDS encoding zf-TFIIB domain-containing protein produces MQCPKCNSDFEQLQTPLGDVERCTECKGLWIDAYEVEAMKPLADVIDSGDEEIGKAFNAIDRIDCPVCPNNQLLRLVDPKQPHIWFESCPTCKGRFYDAGEFKDLATLDLSDFFKKFGLVERV; encoded by the coding sequence ATGCAATGCCCAAAATGCAATTCTGACTTTGAACAACTGCAAACTCCGCTAGGCGATGTTGAACGCTGCACTGAATGTAAAGGCTTATGGATCGATGCCTACGAAGTGGAAGCGATGAAGCCGTTAGCTGATGTGATTGATTCAGGTGACGAAGAAATCGGAAAAGCCTTCAATGCGATTGATCGTATCGATTGCCCTGTATGCCCAAACAATCAACTGCTTCGATTGGTCGATCCAAAACAGCCTCATATCTGGTTTGAAAGCTGTCCTACGTGTAAAGGTCGCTTCTATGACGCTGGTGAATTTAAAGATCTAGCGACACTCGACCTATCCGATTTTTTCAAGAAATTTGGCTTGGTTGAGCGCGTGTAA
- a CDS encoding class I SAM-dependent methyltransferase, translated as MDELIAQYTGADENSRLTRQNITKIEFDTTMHLLAPYLKSGADVCELGAATGRYSLSFAKMGCSVTSVELVPDQVEILKKNAERKDLTIDIHLGSACHVPFIESGSQDICVILGPLYHLKTKSERDQAISEAKRILKPNGILAVAYISRFFVAGLFAQKFPHLVTPSILSELYTNGTVTASEADRFFRVGYFASPEEIEHLLRSHTFNILDHAATDGFGRYISEGINSFTLSQYQTWLEYHLNTCRQSSLLGSSNHGLVIAKKTI; from the coding sequence ATGGATGAACTGATTGCTCAATATACTGGAGCAGATGAAAACTCTCGACTTACCCGTCAGAATATTACGAAGATAGAGTTTGATACCACAATGCACCTACTCGCCCCCTATTTAAAGTCAGGTGCCGATGTCTGTGAACTTGGAGCAGCAACAGGTCGCTATTCTCTTAGCTTTGCAAAGATGGGTTGTAGCGTGACCTCGGTAGAACTGGTTCCAGACCAAGTCGAGATCTTGAAAAAGAATGCAGAAAGAAAAGACTTAACCATAGATATCCATCTAGGCAGTGCTTGTCATGTCCCTTTCATTGAATCCGGTTCACAAGATATTTGCGTAATACTTGGTCCTCTGTATCATTTGAAAACCAAGAGTGAACGCGATCAAGCAATAAGTGAAGCAAAGCGCATCCTAAAACCAAATGGAATCTTAGCGGTAGCCTATATTTCTAGATTTTTCGTCGCTGGACTATTCGCACAAAAGTTTCCTCACCTCGTAACTCCATCGATTTTATCTGAGCTTTATACAAATGGCACAGTCACAGCCTCTGAGGCAGATCGTTTTTTCAGAGTTGGCTACTTTGCCTCTCCTGAAGAAATTGAACATTTGTTGCGCTCGCACACTTTCAACATACTCGACCATGCCGCTACCGATGGGTTTGGTCGCTATATCTCAGAAGGCATTAATAGCTTTACGCTTTCGCAATATCAAACATGGTTGGAATACCACTTAAATACATGCCGACAAAGTAGCTTATTAGGCTCAAGCAATCATGGACTCGTCATTGCTAAAAAAACAATCTAA
- a CDS encoding carbon-nitrogen hydrolase family protein: protein MKIGVVQMRMGWTVRENLKTIVSHVENMRALDALVFPELSFSGFHRNIKQESEPQTICHAIQALCKLAFDYKTTLFIGAPLTEGERIFNSYLCIDVNGDVVAQRNKVGLTESETKFFGRGERRELLNLAQLSITSVICREVDDIEWFLSEVQEQASLILWPSYIGKKSQEQQTQGYYERASLIAKEAGAFVVQCNWPHALNDPYSRGMGGSQIYDDSGQCIYTMPYDKESVCILDLNKGTAGTDELTPCN, encoded by the coding sequence GTGAAGATTGGTGTAGTTCAGATGAGGATGGGTTGGACGGTCCGAGAAAATCTAAAAACAATCGTGTCTCATGTTGAGAATATGAGGGCGTTAGATGCTCTGGTTTTCCCTGAACTGAGCTTTAGCGGCTTCCACCGCAACATCAAACAGGAATCGGAACCACAAACTATTTGTCACGCGATTCAGGCGCTATGCAAGCTTGCTTTCGATTACAAGACCACGCTTTTTATTGGTGCTCCGTTAACGGAAGGCGAGCGTATATTTAACAGCTACCTATGTATCGATGTTAATGGTGACGTCGTGGCGCAACGGAATAAAGTAGGGCTAACGGAAAGTGAGACCAAGTTCTTTGGAAGAGGCGAAAGACGTGAACTGCTTAACTTGGCGCAATTATCAATAACGAGTGTCATTTGTCGAGAGGTTGATGACATCGAATGGTTTTTATCTGAGGTACAAGAACAAGCCAGTTTGATCCTTTGGCCTAGTTACATTGGTAAAAAATCACAAGAGCAGCAAACGCAGGGCTACTACGAGCGAGCATCTCTTATTGCAAAAGAAGCGGGCGCCTTCGTCGTGCAATGCAATTGGCCTCATGCCTTGAATGACCCATATTCAAGAGGAATGGGAGGGAGTCAAATTTATGATGATTCCGGCCAATGTATATACACAATGCCCTATGATAAAGAGTCAGTCTGTATCTTGGATTTGAACAAAGGAACGGCAGGCACTGACGAACTGACGCCATGCAATTAG
- a CDS encoding RHS repeat-associated core domain-containing protein, whose protein sequence is MSNKDSVFITPLNRREFLIKIGQTSAVAGGISLLPTSVRLAMAQSMTVSSSHLGFNGEWLDPVLEGYHLGQGYRVYQPKLMRFNAPDSLAPFSEGVHNAYVYCHNDPINFTDPSGHLNISKILFGAFGIIAGIVGIALAAPTGGSSLVLAAGIIGGIAGMTSGALQLASGIIDDGDISRKLDIATIPFDIIGVVSGGYSAFKSVQNIRWIRAGGAFDDLTQPGLGSRLWNKIRPSGEYNLEWARKANPAMRIGSSEGQVIATKMVQGGKTMTYTPPPIHGGFTKVLLGQVKVGAHGYTIYQGIMTARSIGSLGWSVVKTIPGRLDSGKSSAESMVTEGRSANPEARKTQLYSLEETRQRVKYGNDVQRMIRQLPLS, encoded by the coding sequence ATGAGCAATAAAGATTCTGTATTCATTACTCCGCTTAATCGACGTGAGTTTCTGATTAAAATCGGCCAAACCAGTGCAGTGGCTGGTGGCATTTCATTACTGCCAACGTCTGTACGTCTTGCAATGGCACAATCGATGACTGTCTCCTCTTCGCACTTGGGCTTTAACGGCGAATGGTTGGATCCAGTACTTGAGGGTTATCACCTAGGTCAAGGTTATCGTGTCTATCAGCCGAAGTTGATGCGCTTTAACGCTCCAGACAGTCTGGCGCCATTTAGCGAGGGCGTGCACAACGCTTACGTATACTGTCACAACGACCCAATTAACTTTACTGACCCAAGTGGCCACTTGAACATCAGTAAAATCTTGTTTGGTGCGTTCGGTATCATTGCGGGGATTGTCGGGATTGCGCTTGCGGCCCCAACCGGAGGCTCAAGCTTGGTTCTTGCTGCTGGTATCATCGGCGGCATTGCAGGCATGACCAGTGGTGCGCTCCAGCTTGCGTCAGGCATCATTGATGACGGCGACATCTCACGTAAGCTGGATATCGCCACCATTCCATTTGACATTATTGGCGTGGTCAGTGGCGGCTATTCGGCTTTCAAATCAGTTCAAAATATTCGTTGGATAAGGGCTGGTGGAGCATTCGATGATCTAACTCAGCCAGGGCTTGGTTCTCGACTATGGAATAAGATTCGCCCATCCGGCGAGTACAACCTTGAATGGGCTCGAAAAGCGAACCCTGCAATGAGAATCGGTAGTTCAGAAGGTCAAGTTATTGCAACAAAAATGGTACAAGGCGGCAAAACCATGACTTATACGCCGCCCCCGATTCACGGCGGCTTTACTAAGGTTCTTCTTGGTCAAGTAAAAGTTGGGGCTCATGGCTACACCATCTACCAAGGCATCATGACCGCTCGTTCTATCGGCAGTCTTGGTTGGTCAGTGGTAAAAACCATTCCGGGAAGATTAGATAGCGGGAAGTCATCAGCAGAGAGTATGGTGACGGAAGGAAGAAGTGCAAACCCTGAAGCAAGAAAGACCCAGTTGTATTCTCTGGAGGAAACTCGCCAACGCGTCAAATACGGGAATGACGTGCAAAGAATGATTCGTCAATTACCTTTGTCGTAA
- a CDS encoding RHS repeat domain-containing protein, which translates to MSNWTSNAFNFDSFCSGGVDQRTRSYSYQILLGSLVGNWLKGPNLDIALQFSPYSTDNLGFGKGWKLNIPRYDLKNKQLHLANGQSYRAELGANYKLDLRYKKLLDFSVKGDASGYEITYRNGRKDILDDHGNLIKIIQSDGHALHFSWLNIGSEKRLNKVWDDRTSESQPLLLIVHVNPGRVNIFTNIGSAHEAYFSLILNNNNLVQCNLSENAGSYDFGYKTIGAYNLIQSVTHPCGMLEQLAYEANGIRVNINTYLPAVTSHRVLTRNSPIITTEYDRVNSDSRNFMGYGVQGGSLGEGIDNLLERGFEYAYQVQKVEGGTIKTIQTYNQFHLLVKEERLVNNELVHLKTLGYPARNNENFANQPAQYALINKEEQKWSSGEDSHLQTRHWDYDQCGNMLSFKDENNITEFYEYYSSKGESGCPASPSGMVNFVKSRTLSNGSEERKISYEYGETTGFNNQKDVVLRLENAHDRYQSHYSYHEDKNKAFSLGRLASIKNDIMHADGTFSKTSSYQYTLGNETVEEHEELVCHDNTKTNVVVGHYFDIGEIAHHVDADGVRCSFEYDSLRRTKTERIDGSAARSYQYLVDTTQARQTLVLTDCKGNLCEQSWDGQGRELEAKLGNTTTWKKEYDALGRLESKSSFDDLPDKNARSISVTQTERYEYDDWGQVKATTLPNGNRQIAFNNLASRQKTQGIEGLALTVSNLNSWGLEDRKQQGDRVWHYEYDAWGRLKKETDPASQSKSYQYDKFDRAIHITQANNVAQQITYAAHTDQTQVTKLEIGSQIVGQRDVDGLGRPLELRRGASNRASLAWTYADSSNIPETETSLSAPTRRFTRDDQLGVLNEKESGDQLTTYQYDPVSGLPTGSQDNNGSRSTITYSSTGLPEFEQHDGSIRQYAYSKGGVISSIQGARDSRQFGYDELGRLVKLSTDNATVEYEYDQFDRVTEERLTSGNQTQITEIEWDEYSREINRAVALNDVYIFEQSQDYNELGLLRSREKECATQGKVTETYTYDSLSQLKRVDFSGNGPLSDWGQPIVFLEWSHDDLGNMLTQRCATSESQDFANYYYEADDPTQLTRITHTHPQLPSQTVLKYDQNGNMIQDAEGRELRYDHFDKLTSVLSGNTEWQYSYDSNDRLIRQHSGSESRQFEYLWSDLASIEENGSVTHYIYDDGVPKWSEQGSVVSMLATDQNGSVIASNTAGQTGSMYRYSPYGQREQVGNTNEQ; encoded by the coding sequence ATGTCTAATTGGACTTCAAATGCGTTTAACTTTGATAGTTTTTGTTCAGGGGGCGTAGACCAAAGAACAAGAAGCTACTCCTATCAAATTCTTCTCGGTTCCTTAGTCGGCAACTGGCTAAAAGGCCCTAACCTTGATATCGCTCTGCAATTTTCTCCCTACTCGACAGATAACTTAGGCTTCGGCAAAGGTTGGAAGTTAAACATTCCAAGATACGATCTAAAAAATAAGCAACTGCATCTTGCGAATGGACAGTCTTACCGAGCTGAATTAGGTGCAAACTACAAACTTGATCTCCGCTACAAGAAGCTGCTCGATTTCTCCGTAAAAGGCGATGCCAGCGGTTATGAAATTACTTATCGAAATGGTCGTAAAGACATCTTAGATGACCACGGTAACCTAATTAAAATCATTCAAAGTGATGGGCATGCTTTGCATTTTTCTTGGTTAAACATCGGCTCAGAAAAACGCCTAAACAAAGTCTGGGATGACCGTACATCTGAGAGCCAACCACTTTTGCTTATCGTCCACGTGAATCCGGGCAGAGTGAATATTTTCACCAACATTGGCAGTGCACACGAAGCGTATTTCAGCCTTATTTTGAACAATAATAACCTTGTTCAATGTAACCTATCTGAAAATGCGGGTAGCTATGACTTTGGCTACAAAACGATAGGGGCTTATAACCTGATTCAGAGTGTCACCCACCCTTGTGGGATGCTTGAGCAACTTGCTTATGAAGCAAATGGGATCAGAGTCAACATCAACACTTACCTCCCAGCGGTGACTTCTCATCGTGTACTGACTCGAAACTCTCCCATTATTACGACGGAGTATGACCGCGTAAATTCCGATAGCCGCAACTTTATGGGCTACGGCGTTCAGGGCGGCAGTTTAGGTGAAGGTATCGATAACCTTCTTGAACGTGGGTTCGAATACGCATACCAAGTACAAAAAGTGGAAGGTGGGACGATTAAGACCATTCAAACCTACAACCAATTCCACTTGCTGGTTAAAGAAGAACGTCTGGTAAACAATGAACTTGTTCATCTCAAGACGCTTGGCTATCCAGCGCGTAACAATGAGAATTTTGCCAACCAGCCAGCTCAGTATGCCTTAATCAACAAAGAAGAGCAGAAGTGGTCATCGGGTGAAGATAGCCACCTACAAACTCGTCATTGGGATTACGATCAATGCGGCAACATGTTGTCTTTCAAAGATGAAAACAACATCACTGAGTTTTATGAATATTACTCGTCAAAAGGGGAGTCTGGCTGCCCTGCTTCGCCTTCTGGCATGGTGAACTTTGTGAAGTCTCGCACCCTAAGTAATGGTTCTGAAGAACGTAAGATCTCCTATGAGTACGGTGAAACGACTGGTTTCAACAACCAAAAGGATGTCGTACTGCGCTTAGAAAATGCTCATGACCGCTACCAAAGCCATTACAGCTACCACGAGGATAAAAACAAGGCGTTTTCTCTAGGTCGTTTAGCATCAATCAAGAACGATATCATGCATGCAGATGGTACCTTCTCAAAAACCTCAAGCTATCAGTACACCTTAGGCAATGAGACGGTCGAAGAGCATGAAGAACTGGTTTGCCACGACAACACCAAAACTAACGTCGTTGTCGGCCATTATTTTGATATCGGCGAAATAGCTCATCACGTGGACGCAGATGGTGTTCGCTGTAGCTTTGAATATGACTCGCTACGTCGTACTAAAACCGAACGTATTGATGGTAGTGCAGCACGCTCATACCAATATCTTGTCGACACAACTCAAGCTAGACAAACTTTGGTGCTGACAGACTGTAAAGGCAACTTATGCGAACAGAGTTGGGATGGCCAAGGCAGAGAGTTAGAAGCGAAACTAGGCAACACAACCACTTGGAAGAAAGAGTACGACGCGCTCGGTCGCCTAGAAAGCAAGAGCTCATTTGATGATCTTCCCGATAAAAATGCACGCTCGATTTCTGTCACTCAAACCGAAAGGTATGAATACGACGATTGGGGTCAGGTTAAAGCCACTACGCTGCCGAATGGCAATCGTCAAATTGCGTTTAACAACCTTGCAAGCCGTCAAAAAACACAAGGCATTGAGGGCTTAGCGTTAACAGTAAGCAATTTAAACAGTTGGGGATTGGAAGATAGGAAGCAACAGGGTGATCGTGTTTGGCATTATGAATACGACGCTTGGGGTCGACTGAAAAAAGAAACCGATCCTGCGAGTCAATCGAAAAGCTATCAATACGATAAGTTTGATCGTGCGATTCATATTACTCAAGCTAACAATGTGGCTCAGCAGATCACCTACGCAGCGCATACTGATCAAACACAAGTCACCAAACTAGAGATCGGTTCGCAGATCGTTGGTCAGCGTGACGTCGACGGGTTGGGACGACCTCTTGAGCTTCGTCGAGGGGCGAGCAATCGAGCTTCTTTAGCTTGGACGTACGCAGATAGCAGTAATATTCCAGAAACGGAAACCAGCTTGTCTGCGCCAACAAGACGCTTTACTCGTGATGATCAATTAGGCGTTCTCAACGAGAAAGAATCCGGCGATCAGTTAACGACATACCAATACGATCCCGTTTCTGGCCTACCAACGGGCAGCCAAGATAACAACGGCAGTCGCAGCACGATCACGTATTCCTCAACAGGCCTTCCTGAGTTTGAACAGCATGATGGAAGTATCCGCCAATATGCTTACTCAAAAGGCGGCGTGATTTCTTCCATTCAAGGTGCTCGTGATAGCCGTCAGTTTGGCTACGATGAGCTTGGTCGATTGGTCAAACTAAGTACGGATAATGCCACTGTCGAATACGAATACGATCAGTTTGATCGCGTTACTGAAGAGCGTTTGACGTCCGGCAATCAAACACAAATCACCGAGATTGAATGGGATGAATACAGTCGCGAAATCAATCGCGCGGTGGCACTCAACGATGTTTATATCTTTGAGCAGTCTCAAGACTATAACGAACTTGGTTTGCTTCGCTCTCGCGAAAAAGAATGTGCGACGCAGGGCAAGGTAACGGAGACGTACACCTATGATTCACTCTCGCAGCTAAAGCGCGTCGATTTCTCAGGTAATGGTCCGCTCAGTGATTGGGGGCAGCCTATCGTATTCCTTGAATGGAGCCACGATGACCTAGGCAATATGTTGACTCAACGCTGCGCAACCAGCGAGTCCCAAGACTTCGCGAATTATTACTACGAAGCGGATGATCCAACACAGTTAACACGTATCACTCACACGCACCCTCAACTTCCTAGTCAAACCGTACTGAAATATGACCAGAACGGAAACATGATTCAGGATGCCGAAGGTCGAGAGCTTCGTTACGACCACTTCGACAAACTCACTAGCGTGCTGTCCGGCAATACAGAATGGCAATACTCATACGACAGTAATGATCGCCTAATCCGACAACATTCTGGCTCCGAAAGTCGTCAGTTTGAGTATTTGTGGAGTGACCTCGCGTCTATCGAAGAAAATGGCAGCGTCACTCACTACATCTACGATGATGGCGTGCCGAAATGGTCAGAGCAAGGTTCTGTTGTCTCTATGCTAGCAACCGATCAAAACGGTTCTGTCATCGCTTCCAACACAGCTGGTCAAACTGGCTCGATGTACCGCTACTCTCCATATGGACAACGCGAACAGGTGGGAAATACCAATGAGCAATAA